The genomic region AGCCCAGCCCTGCATCAACCAGCCGTGTCCAAGCGCCCAGCATGATAACCACAACGGCTAGAACCACTGAGAATGTCGCCCAGTTCATCATGGCTCTGGTTTTTGGCCGGCTGTCGGTGAACGGATGGTTCAAGACTACTCCTCCGGGTTGGCCTTCAGCCCACCAGTGACAATTTGAGCAGGTGTTTCAGATCCTCGAGTATGTCCTTGCCAGTATTCCCCGGTCCAAAGTGCATCATCACGTTCCCAAACGGATCGACAAGCATGATGCGCGGCTCTTTTTCCGGATTAATTCCCGTGGGCCAGGCCGGCGTTGTGCCAGCGGCTGGCACCAGGCGCTCCATCAGCGGGTATTCCGTGGGCCAGCGGGCTGCCAGATCGCCGGTAATACTACCCAGCACAGCGGCTCTGGAAACACGATTGGCGTTTTTGCCCAGCGCAACGTTAGCTTGTCGGGCTAGGTAGAGCAGCTCTTCACAGCGGCTGTCGCACTCGCCGGCCGCGACCACGAGCAGCCACTGGGGATCCGTCTGGCCGGCACTGAAGCGTTTTGCCAACGGTTCATCTGAAAGTGTCTCAAGGTTCAGTGCAGCCACGGGCACAGTCGGTGCGATCAGCGCACCCTGGTTGGTGTGGCCGGCAGGGTTCATCCAGCCGGTATAGAACATTATAGTGGCCAGAATCATCGGCCCAAAGCCAAGGGCAAAAAGGAGAAAAGCGGTACGCCGGCCTTTGCGTGCCTGTTCGGGCGTGGGGCCGCCTGCCTTTTCCTGATGCGATACTCGGTTAGCCGTTATCATCGTCATTATTGGATCCTGTCTTCCGATAGCTCGCTACTACACTCAATATACTCAGCACCACAGCAAGCGCAAACCATTGAGTCGCATATCCGTAATGGGTTTGCGGCCCCATCAAATCCGGTTTCCAGTCAGCACGGTAAGCTCCTGGCTGCTCACTGTCTTGTAGCCGGATAACAGCTCCTGGCAGCTCCGCAATCTCAGCTACCGCAACTGATCGGGAAAGCATCTGCACCCGCCTAGGCCAACCTTCTGCCGGCGCGGATTTATTGGACAGGACCGGTGGTTCCGGGTACTGGCCTATCCGGCCAGTCAGGCTGAACACTCCCTCAGGGGGATTCACGTTCGGCAGTTCGTTTCTTGTTCTAGGCGCCGCAATCCAGCCTCTGTTGACTATTACCGGCGGCCCTTGAAGCGGGTGAAGTTCCGTTAGCACCTCGTAGCCGGCGAAGCCATCACGGGTGCGGTTATCCAGCAACCAACTGCGATCACCAAAAAGCCCTGTAACCGTAACCGGCCTACCGATATCCAGCCCACTGGCCACTTGTTCCGGCCAGTTGAGGTCTTGAGCCTCTTGCTGCCACTGATCCAGGACGACCTGTTTTTCTTCCGCCCGGCTCAGCTGCCAGATACCCAAGGCGATCAATAGCGGAAAAAAGACGCCTGTAAAGACCATTAATCGCCAGTCTACATGCCATTGCCGAGGGTTTTTCTTC from Marinobacter sp. LV10R510-11A harbors:
- a CDS encoding SURF1 family protein, which produces MTDVKKNPRQWHVDWRLMVFTGVFFPLLIALGIWQLSRAEEKQVVLDQWQQEAQDLNWPEQVASGLDIGRPVTVTGLFGDRSWLLDNRTRDGFAGYEVLTELHPLQGPPVIVNRGWIAAPRTRNELPNVNPPEGVFSLTGRIGQYPEPPVLSNKSAPAEGWPRRVQMLSRSVAVAEIAELPGAVIRLQDSEQPGAYRADWKPDLMGPQTHYGYATQWFALAVVLSILSVVASYRKTGSNNDDDNG